One bacterium DNA segment encodes these proteins:
- a CDS encoding tartrate dehydrogenase: protein MVRRHRIAVIAGDGIGPEVIEAAIPLVERAAKRAGASIEWERFPWGCDHYRETGRMMPADGLERLRPFDAIFLGAVGRPDVPDHVSVWELILPIRQRFDQYINLRPMRLLPGVTCPLAGRGPAELDMICVRENSEGEYAGVGRRENRGTPEERAEQTGVFTRRGIERVARFAFELAQRRPRRLLASATKSNAMQYSMVLWDEVVASVAEGYPSVSWRSYHVDALAARMVTHPETLDVIVASNLFGDILTDLGAALTGSLGLAPGANLNPEREYPSMFEPIHGSAPDIAGRGIANPIGAVWAGALMLQHLGLGDAHDRLIAAIEATLAETRIRTPDLGGRATTREMASAIAERI, encoded by the coding sequence ATGGTTCGGCGTCATCGCATCGCCGTCATCGCCGGCGACGGCATCGGCCCCGAGGTGATCGAGGCCGCGATCCCCCTCGTCGAGCGGGCCGCAAAGCGTGCGGGCGCGTCCATCGAATGGGAGCGCTTCCCTTGGGGCTGCGATCACTACCGCGAGACCGGGCGCATGATGCCCGCGGACGGCCTCGAGCGCCTGCGTCCGTTCGACGCGATCTTCCTCGGCGCGGTCGGCCGGCCGGACGTGCCGGACCACGTCTCCGTCTGGGAGCTGATCCTTCCCATCCGTCAGCGCTTCGACCAGTACATCAACCTGCGCCCGATGCGGCTGCTGCCGGGGGTGACCTGCCCGCTGGCGGGCCGTGGCCCGGCAGAGCTGGACATGATCTGCGTCCGCGAGAACAGCGAAGGCGAGTACGCGGGCGTGGGCCGTCGCGAGAACCGTGGCACGCCGGAGGAGCGCGCCGAGCAGACCGGCGTCTTCACGCGTCGCGGGATCGAGCGCGTGGCTCGGTTCGCGTTCGAGCTCGCGCAGCGTCGGCCGCGCAGGCTGCTGGCCAGCGCGACCAAGTCCAACGCCATGCAGTACTCGATGGTGCTGTGGGACGAGGTCGTGGCCAGCGTCGCGGAGGGGTACCCCTCGGTGAGCTGGCGATCGTACCACGTGGACGCCCTGGCCGCGCGCATGGTCACCCACCCGGAAACGCTGGACGTGATCGTCGCCTCGAACCTGTTCGGCGACATCCTCACCGACCTCGGCGCTGCGCTGACCGGCAGCCTCGGCCTCGCCCCCGGCGCGAACCTCAACCCCGAGCGCGAGTACCCGTCGATGTTCGAGCCCATCCACGGCTCGGCGCCCGACATCGCCGGTCGCGGGATCGCGAACCCGATCGGCGCGGTCTGGGCCGGCGCGCTGATGCTCCAACACCTGGGACTCGGCGACGCGCATGACCGCTTGATCGCGGCGATCGAGGCGACACTCGCCGAGACCCGCATCCGGACGCCGGACCTGGGAGGACGGGCGACGACGCGGGAGATGGCGTCCGCGATCGCGGAACGGATCTGA
- a CDS encoding 3-oxoacyl-ACP reductase: MFDLTGRCIAVIGAGSGIGAAVAEACARQGATVACLDIREEEARATASALAAQGASAEALGVDIRDAAQVAEVADSLVRRHGRLHGLVCTPGVNVRKPILEYTPEDLERVVELNLKGTFHVLQATGRLMREAGGGSIVLYASIRARVVEPGQSVYAATKAGIVQLARTAAAEFGRAGVRVNVVAPGVVDTPLTAPIKAHTDWYDAYAAKTALGRWARPEEIAWPTVFLLSDAASYVTGTVLYVDGGWTAIDGRFQPPGMG, from the coding sequence GTGTTCGACCTGACCGGCCGCTGCATCGCCGTCATCGGCGCCGGAAGCGGCATCGGCGCCGCCGTCGCCGAGGCCTGCGCCCGCCAGGGCGCGACCGTGGCGTGCCTCGACATCCGGGAAGAGGAGGCCCGCGCCACGGCATCCGCGCTCGCGGCCCAGGGAGCGTCCGCCGAGGCCCTCGGCGTGGACATCCGCGACGCTGCCCAGGTGGCCGAAGTCGCCGATTCGCTGGTCCGGCGGCACGGCCGCCTCCACGGGCTGGTGTGCACGCCGGGCGTGAACGTGCGCAAGCCGATCCTGGAGTACACCCCGGAAGACCTCGAGCGGGTGGTGGAGCTCAACCTGAAGGGCACCTTCCACGTGCTCCAGGCCACCGGGCGCCTGATGCGCGAGGCCGGCGGCGGCAGCATCGTGCTCTACGCGTCCATCCGGGCCCGCGTCGTGGAGCCGGGCCAGAGCGTCTACGCGGCCACGAAGGCCGGGATCGTGCAGCTCGCCCGGACCGCGGCCGCGGAGTTCGGCCGCGCGGGTGTGCGCGTCAACGTGGTCGCGCCCGGCGTGGTGGACACGCCGCTCACCGCGCCGATCAAGGCCCACACCGATTGGTACGACGCCTACGCGGCCAAGACGGCGCTGGGCCGCTGGGCGCGACCCGAGGAGATCGCGTGGCCGACCGTGTTCCTCCTCTCGGATGCGGCGAGCTACGTGACTGGCACCGTTCTCTACGTGGACGGCGGCTGGACCGCCATCGACGGCCGCTTCCAGCCGCCCGGCATGGGCTGA